In Weissella tructae, the DNA window TGTGCATAGCAACATCCTTGGCAACTTCCTTGTTTGTTCCGTCAAGCAATAGAAGAGCTGATACACGTCCACCCATGTGTGAGTATGCACCAAATTCTTGTGATCCATCCTTTTCCATAACTTGGAAACGACGCAAAGTGATCTTTTCACCAGTCACTTGTGTAGTGTGGATGATCAATTCGTTCAAAGTTTGACCGTCAACAGTCAATTCCAAAGCAGCGTCAACGTCTGCAGGAGAGTTTTCAACGATAACTTCTGCAACAGTGTGCAACAAGTCGTTAAATTCCTTGTTTCCAGCAACGAAGTCAGTTTGTGAGTTCAATTCAATGATAGCTGCCTTGTTTCCGTCAACAGTAACGTAAGTCATACCTTCAGCAGCAACGGCTCCAGCCTTCTTAGCTGCCTTAGCCATTCCCTTTTCACGCAAAACGTCAATCGCCTTGTCCATGTCACCGTCAGTAGCAACCAACGCCTTCTTGGCGTCCATCATTCCTACTCCAGTCTTATCACGTAGTTCCTTAACTTGTGCTGCACTAATTGCCATATCTATGGTCTCCTTTTTATTTCAAAAATTCATCTTGTTTATTATACACAAAAAACCGCTTGCTTTCCAGCGTGTCACTAAGGATAGTCAAAATATTTTGCCTATTTCCGTAGAACAATTTGTCTATATTTTTATAATATCAATTAATCTCGTATTAGAAAACAAAAAAGATGACTTTCACCATAATCACATTTGTCTTCTAACACACTTTCTTTTGTTCAATTCATCAATCAACATAAATTAACACTTCAGAAATGATATATTCACCGATTCTTTACTTTTTTGTTTCATATCTGAAAGAAAAAACAAATACACCGTTTACATTTCGTAAGCAATATAATAAAATTTAAATTACTGTTTAAACATTTGAAAAAGATAGATAATGACCCTCTCACTCCTGTCACGAAAACATACGTGCAATCCTGAATCACGCTAAAAGCTGGAATAGGAGTTTGACATTATGACTGAAAAACAAGCAGAAAAGCTTGCTCTTCCAATCATCGGGATTGTATTAGGATCATTAGGGTTATTGCTATCTTGGGTACCTATCGTGAATAACTTTGCCTTTTTCTTGGCAGTTATTGCATTAATTTTGACAGGAATTTCTTTCCTTGTTAACCGCGGTGGGAAGAAGACTTTAACATACGTTAGTTTGGGGCTAGCGGTTGCTACAGGAGCCATTGTTATGATGACACAAGCATCATACTCAAAGGCATTAGATTCTGTTACTACAGCAGTTAAGTCTGATTCTAAGTCAGAATCAAAGTCTGCAGACAAGAAGTCAGACGATAAGAAGTCTAACGCTTCATACGAAG includes these proteins:
- the tsf gene encoding translation elongation factor Ts, coding for MAISAAQVKELRDKTGVGMMDAKKALVATDGDMDKAIDVLREKGMAKAAKKAGAVAAEGMTYVTVDGNKAAIIELNSQTDFVAGNKEFNDLLHTVAEVIVENSPADVDAALELTVDGQTLNELIIHTTQVTGEKITLRRFQVMEKDGSQEFGAYSHMGGRVSALLLLDGTNKEVAKDVAMHITAINPLYVSREEVPADVLAHEKEVLMNSEDLAGKPENIKEKMVEGRLAKFLAEKTLNEQTFVKAADKETVGDFVASHDAKVVSFVRYEVGEGIEKATTDFAAEVAAQIG
- a CDS encoding TrbC/VirB2 family protein — its product is MTEKQAEKLALPIIGIVLGSLGLLLSWVPIVNNFAFFLAVIALILTGISFLVNRGGKKTLTYVSLGLAVATGAIVMMTQASYSKALDSVTTAVKSDSKSESKSADKKSDDKKSNASYEDIYEQYSAEIKAATPGLIEEYNTEAASNTEGVEGLAKISTKKIEKLAKINTDGISEMAKIMYKTGSGNGDAYKEYEDWGEKLTDVYMAEGEKITDAYMASAMN